In a genomic window of Sardina pilchardus chromosome 20, fSarPil1.1, whole genome shotgun sequence:
- the LOC134067953 gene encoding C-C chemokine receptor type 1 produces the protein MLRDLSLPLVPYMDCKSNRLYLASVIPPIFYMLTLLGIVGNLGSVWICLIHNRPWSIGSIGVLNLALCDLAYLVSVVPWAVYMSTDYHWTMSESMCILVKIIYFVGLTSSTMFICAISIDRFLAIVFPLESRMIRTPRNAVLVSLLLWAITILLIYLSHPNILYWVRRRDKIPFCGAVVISRYRSTGATYNLLSYYSVQVSVPLLLVIPCYVKIMARMKQSRQQWSQGGGGGGSIHGRDKTIWLISVFIANFLVCWVPGQLLHIVACIIFFTLNDCNNTCWVAHVVNLLIEASQLLQVLNACLDPLIYHTQQGFGEMVRKGVDRVMSQGRKFWHMAKKEDFGGKTVEPISVIKINSSPKKKNKLVG, from the coding sequence ATGTTAAGGGACTTGAGCCTGCCTCTGGTGCCTTATATGGACTGTAAATCCAACCGCCTGTACTTGGCCAGTGTCATTCCTCCCATCTTCTACATGTTGACTCTCTTGGGCATAGTCGGGAACCTGGGAAGTGTTTGGATCTGCCTGATTCACAACCGACCCTGGAGCATCGGCTCCATCGGGGTCCTGAACCTGGCACTGTGTGACCTGGCCTACCTGGTCTCTGTCGTACCCTGGGCGGTCTACATGAGCACGGACTACCACTGGACAATGAGCGAGTCCATGTGCATCCTGGTGAAGATCATATACTTTGTGGGGCTCACATCCAGCACCATGTTCATCTGTGCCATCAGCATTGACCGATTCCTGGCCATCGTGTTCCCCCTGGAGTCACGCATGATCCGCACGCCACGCAACGCCGTCCTGGTCTCCCTGCTCCTGTGGGCCATCACTATCCTCCTCATCTACCTCAGCCACCCTAACATCCTCTACTGGGTGCGCAGGAGGGACAAGATCCCCTTTTGTGGGGCGGTGGTCATTTCGAGGTACAGATCCACGGGGGCCACCTACAACCTACTGTCCTACTACTCTGTCCAGGTGTCTGTTCCCCTGTTGCTGGTCATCCCGTGCTATGTGAAGATAATGGCCCGCATGAAGCAGTCCCGGCAGCAGTGGAGTCAgggtggcggtgggggtggcAGCATTCATGGTCGGGACAAGACCATCTGGCTGATCTCAGTCTTCATTGCCAACTTCCTGGTGTGCTGGGTGCCGGGGCAGTTGCTGCACATCGTGGCCTGCATCATCTTCTTCACGCTCAACGACTGTAACAACACATGTTGGGTGGCACACGTGGTGAATCTGCTAATTGAGGCGTCACAGTTGCTGCAAGTCCTGAACGCTTGCCTGGATCCACTTATTTACCACACTCAACAGGGATTTGGGGAAATGGTGCGCAAGGGAGTGGACCGGGTGATGAGCCAGGGAAGGAAGTTTTGGCACATGGCAAAGAAAGAAGACTTTGGAGGAAAAACTGTGGAGCCCATCAGTGTGATCAAAATCAACAGCAGTCCTAAGAAAAAGAATAAGCTTGTTGGATGA